Genomic DNA from Synergistaceae bacterium:
ACGTGGACCTGGCGCACCGGATCGGGCGGGAGTTCCTTGCGGAGCGGTGCCAGGTCGACGCCATCCCCGCCGACATCGTCATCTCCACCAACGGCGGCTACCCTCTGGATCAGAATATCTACCAGGCGGTCAAGGGCATGACGGCCGCGGAGGCCACGGTCAAAAAGGACGGCGTCATCATCATGATCGCAAAATCCAACGACGGCCACGGCGGAGAGGAGTTCTACAAAACCTTCGCGGAGGAAAAGGACCTCGGCCGGATGACGAAAACCTTCCTGCAAACCCCGAAAACGCAAACCCGAATCGACCAGTGGGAATCCCAGATTCTGGCCCGGGTTCTGCAGCACGCCCGGGTGATCTACATTTCGGACGCGCCGGACGACATGGTTCGGGAGTTCCAGCTGATTCCCGCCCACTCCATTGAGGAGGCGGTCAAAAAAGCGGAAGAGCTCCTGAAGAACCCCAAAGCGACGATTACCGCCATTCCCGACGGCGTGGGAGTGATGGTCAAAGCCCGGAGCTGACCGGAGGTTTTGCGGCGCGATGATCTATAACGGCATACGCGCCGGTTTTTTTCTTGCCCGGCCCAACCGGTTCATCGCCGAGGTGGAAATCGACGGCCAGGTGGAAATATGCCACGTGAAAAACACCGGACGCTGCAGGGAGCTGCTGATCCCCGGAGCGGCGGTTTACGCGGAAAGAGCGGTCAACCCCGGTCGCTCCACGAAGTACGATTTGATCTCCGTCCGAAAGGGCCGCCGGCTGGTCAACATGGACAGCCAGGCCCCCAATCGGGTGTGGATGGAGCACCTTCGGTCCGGCAGGTATCTGAAGGACATTGAGCGGATAAGGCCCGAAACGAAATACGGCGACTCCCGTTTCGATTTTTACGTGGAAACGCGTCAGACCCGGAAGCGGAAAAAACGGAAAATATTCATGGAAGTCAAAGGCGTGACTCTGGAGAACGACGGCGTCGCGCTGTTTCCCGACGCGCCAACGGTTCGGGGAGTCAAACACCTGAACGAGCTGATCCGGAGCCTTCAGGAGGGTTACGAGGCCCACGTCGTCTTCGTGATACAGATGAAGGATGTGCGGTATTTCACGCCCAGCGTCGCCAATCATCCGGCTTTCTGCGAAGCTCTCGCCGCGGCGAAGGCGGCGGGAGTCCGGATCACGGCCATGGACTGCGACGTCACGGAAAACAGCCTCACCATCGCGGACCGCGTCCCCGTGAAGCTGCCCCGAATGTGAGGCGAGCGGTATCATCTTCACGAGGCGAAACCTGCGGTCCGGGCCTTTAACCTCGATTTGGTGTTAATTGATACTCGCAGAACGTTTAAAGCCGAATTGCCTG
This window encodes:
- the sfsA gene encoding DNA/RNA nuclease SfsA, whose translation is MIYNGIRAGFFLARPNRFIAEVEIDGQVEICHVKNTGRCRELLIPGAAVYAERAVNPGRSTKYDLISVRKGRRLVNMDSQAPNRVWMEHLRSGRYLKDIERIRPETKYGDSRFDFYVETRQTRKRKKRKIFMEVKGVTLENDGVALFPDAPTVRGVKHLNELIRSLQEGYEAHVVFVIQMKDVRYFTPSVANHPAFCEALAAAKAAGVRITAMDCDVTENSLTIADRVPVKLPRM